One part of the Methanomassiliicoccales archaeon genome encodes these proteins:
- a CDS encoding flavin reductase family protein encodes MNWDFMGQKNEVNPVEGIKKFPSFPVVLAAVGGEDKNVITLGLMHVFSFRPTIIGVGISPSRYSHELFHCSPDFTVNVPTKDLVEEAIFCGVSSGRNTDKFLESGLSIQEGVEVTSPIILECPVNFECRKTDVVDIGDHTWFFGEVVHAWVDADYDRERLLMYWGGDFRTVGDIIRRR; translated from the coding sequence ATGAATTGGGATTTCATGGGACAGAAAAACGAGGTCAATCCAGTTGAAGGCATCAAGAAGTTCCCTTCATTTCCGGTGGTACTAGCAGCCGTTGGGGGAGAGGACAAGAATGTCATCACCCTCGGTCTTATGCATGTCTTCTCGTTCCGACCCACCATCATAGGTGTAGGTATTTCGCCTTCAAGGTACAGCCACGAACTGTTCCATTGTTCACCAGACTTTACGGTCAATGTACCCACGAAGGACCTGGTTGAGGAGGCGATTTTCTGCGGGGTAAGTTCGGGCAGGAACACAGACAAGTTCCTAGAATCCGGATTGTCCATACAAGAAGGGGTAGAAGTGACCTCGCCCATAATCCTGGAGTGTCCTGTCAACTTCGAGTGCAGAAAAACCGATGTCGTGGACATTGGGGACCATACCTGGTTCTTTGGGGAAGTTGTTCACGCTTGGGTAGACGCTGATTATGACCGGGAGAGGCTGCTCATGTACTGGGGCGGCGACTTCAGGACGGTGGGGGACATCATCCGGAGGAGATGA
- a CDS encoding NTP transferase domain-containing protein has product MTVDAIVTAGGKGTRIKELGMEKPMIKVLEKPIIERVLDALNEAKGVRDIFVSVSDSTPVTKDYVEHLGYTTIHTSGKDYVKDLRASMKIPSSRAVVVCPADLPLITSNSVDQVVSEYPRAGFQSLAVAIPSHCILSIGLEVTFEMEVNGNPVVMCGVSVVDRGVMLSGEYLEEGYFISQKMDFALNVNSIQELRMAERILEKRSQSSKPRI; this is encoded by the coding sequence ATGACCGTCGATGCCATCGTCACCGCGGGGGGAAAGGGTACCCGGATCAAGGAGCTTGGCATGGAGAAGCCTATGATCAAGGTCCTGGAGAAGCCCATAATCGAAAGGGTGCTCGATGCCCTCAATGAGGCGAAAGGTGTCCGAGATATCTTCGTCTCGGTCAGTGACAGCACCCCCGTAACCAAAGATTATGTGGAACATCTCGGTTACACCACCATACATACTTCAGGAAAGGACTACGTCAAGGACCTCAGGGCCTCGATGAAGATCCCCTCATCCCGTGCTGTTGTGGTATGTCCTGCCGACCTTCCGCTGATCACTAGTAATTCGGTGGATCAGGTTGTATCCGAGTATCCGAGGGCTGGATTCCAGTCCCTGGCAGTTGCGATACCATCTCACTGCATTCTGTCAATCGGTCTGGAGGTGACCTTCGAGATGGAGGTGAACGGAAATCCTGTTGTCATGTGTGGGGTCTCGGTGGTTGACAGGGGCGTCATGCTCTCAGGGGAGTACCTGGAGGAGGGATATTTCATCTCCCAGAAAATGGATTTCGCCCTTAACGTGAATTCGATCCAGGAACTCAGGATGGCCGAGAGAATACTTGAGAAGAGGTCTCAATCCTCCAAACCCAGAATATGA
- the cbiS gene encoding bifunctional adenosylcobinamide hydrolase/alpha-ribazole phosphatase CbiS, whose amino-acid sequence MDVKVEFHAIDGGDVVVVRFPFKMRTLSSAIVGGGLSTAEAAVIMQVPTNYTDDAPERRLERVCEQLGLGKEAVGFMTAAHVKKVFSVSKEEKDGAEAAVVATAGLSNAVVAGEMLPMYTLSDSFKAGTINILAIVNIPLEDSGMANAFIPITEAKTSAIQELGARATGTTSDAVMVACPEGSTFKYAGTATNVGIALARATKKAVLECLTKNGDGPRPTDYVMRLEERGVTFEDMWDAAQALYYPNPDWDIAKLKEMFESRINALRDDINVNALILSAIALDERGEAGRLYGLPRAQYLEDPVHLLADEMIAMALAQYISGTKGLFEYTRYDRKKPGILAELPPFLDDVVAALIGGIMSDIYTRLLEGGK is encoded by the coding sequence ATGGACGTAAAGGTTGAATTTCATGCGATCGATGGCGGTGATGTCGTCGTCGTGCGCTTTCCTTTCAAGATGAGAACATTGAGCTCCGCCATAGTTGGAGGCGGTCTCTCCACTGCGGAAGCCGCTGTGATCATGCAGGTTCCCACGAACTACACCGACGATGCTCCGGAGAGAAGGCTGGAGAGAGTTTGCGAGCAGCTTGGACTCGGGAAAGAGGCGGTGGGATTCATGACAGCGGCTCATGTCAAGAAGGTCTTCAGCGTCTCTAAAGAGGAGAAGGACGGTGCTGAGGCGGCCGTGGTAGCCACCGCTGGCCTCAGCAATGCGGTTGTGGCCGGAGAGATGCTTCCCATGTACACCCTGTCGGACAGTTTCAAGGCGGGAACCATCAACATCCTTGCCATTGTCAACATCCCCTTGGAGGATTCCGGGATGGCAAACGCCTTCATTCCCATCACCGAGGCCAAGACCTCGGCCATTCAGGAACTTGGAGCCCGGGCTACCGGAACGACAAGTGACGCGGTGATGGTGGCCTGCCCGGAAGGATCGACTTTCAAGTACGCGGGTACCGCCACGAATGTTGGTATAGCCCTGGCAAGAGCCACCAAGAAAGCGGTTTTAGAGTGTCTCACGAAGAATGGTGACGGTCCCAGGCCGACAGATTACGTGATGAGGTTGGAAGAGAGGGGAGTGACATTTGAGGATATGTGGGATGCAGCCCAGGCTCTCTACTATCCCAACCCGGATTGGGACATCGCGAAATTGAAGGAGATGTTTGAGTCAAGGATCAATGCGTTGAGGGATGATATAAACGTCAACGCTTTGATACTCAGCGCCATCGCACTGGATGAGAGGGGGGAGGCCGGGAGATTGTACGGCCTTCCAAGAGCTCAGTACCTTGAGGATCCGGTTCACCTGCTGGCGGATGAGATGATAGCCATGGCACTGGCCCAGTACATATCCGGTACCAAGGGGCTCTTTGAATATACACGGTATGATAGGAAGAAACCAGGGATACTGGCCGAGCTTCCGCCTTTCCTCGACGACGTCGTTGCCGCACTGATCGGCGGAATTATGTCAGATATCTACACAAGGTTGCTGGAGGGAGGAAAATAG
- a CDS encoding TIGR00303 family protein: MSTLDDIMMCGDRVKAEEFVKKVMGKKPAFVCVIGNTETAKIPGISAAGANPEITDYTPAADMELLHYGRCKVIDGVPVTPDGIPTPAIITMSALELADMPIFVVNGGCRILPFTPYFEVGGRPGGDIRTGKAVENPKEVFEESFLLGKNLAKTVDYLVVGESTPGGTTTALGVLLALGYDAEGKESSSFPQNPHDLKIKVVREGLTSAEADGESIDGVMDAVAIVGDPMMPAAAGVVAGAAMTIPVIMAGGTQMAAVLAVINGMEPEALKNIALGTTRWIVEDKQSDMISLVAQSAEVPVLAVNLDFSESKYDGLRIYETGLVKEGAGAGGVSVAAILSSNGSITSRSLLEKIDENYAHILGLED; encoded by the coding sequence ATGAGCACCCTCGACGATATCATGATGTGTGGAGATCGGGTCAAAGCGGAAGAATTTGTAAAGAAGGTGATGGGCAAGAAGCCCGCCTTTGTTTGTGTCATCGGCAACACCGAGACCGCTAAGATACCGGGAATATCCGCAGCTGGTGCCAATCCAGAGATCACGGATTACACCCCTGCAGCAGACATGGAGCTCCTACACTACGGCAGGTGCAAGGTCATCGATGGGGTGCCAGTCACTCCAGATGGCATTCCTACTCCTGCTATCATTACCATGTCCGCTCTAGAGCTGGCGGACATGCCCATCTTCGTTGTAAACGGAGGATGCAGGATACTTCCATTTACACCTTACTTCGAGGTCGGAGGAAGACCCGGAGGAGATATCCGGACTGGTAAAGCCGTGGAGAATCCCAAGGAGGTGTTCGAGGAGTCCTTCCTTCTTGGCAAGAACCTGGCAAAGACCGTGGATTACCTCGTGGTGGGGGAGAGCACCCCTGGCGGGACGACCACCGCTCTGGGAGTACTTCTGGCCCTCGGATACGATGCAGAGGGGAAAGAGAGCAGCAGCTTCCCGCAGAACCCTCACGACCTCAAGATCAAAGTGGTACGGGAGGGATTGACCTCCGCGGAGGCGGATGGCGAGAGCATTGACGGTGTCATGGACGCAGTGGCGATAGTCGGTGACCCTATGATGCCAGCCGCGGCTGGCGTCGTGGCGGGAGCCGCGATGACCATTCCAGTCATCATGGCGGGGGGAACTCAGATGGCAGCCGTGCTCGCGGTGATAAATGGTATGGAACCTGAGGCGCTGAAGAATATCGCTCTTGGAACGACGCGCTGGATCGTCGAGGACAAGCAGTCAGACATGATCTCGCTGGTCGCTCAATCCGCAGAAGTCCCGGTTCTGGCCGTGAACCTTGACTTCTCTGAATCAAAGTATGACGGACTCAGGATATACGAGACCGGATTGGTCAAGGAGGGTGCCGGTGCTGGAGGGGTTTCTGTGGCAGCTATACTAAGCTCCAATGGATCCATCACCTCCAGGTCACTCCTGGAGAAGATAGATGAGAACTACGCTCATATTCTGGGTTTGGAGGATTGA
- the gcvH gene encoding glycine cleavage system protein GcvH, with protein sequence MSEVRDGLLYSEEHEWIKVEGDIGKVGITDHAQKEMNDILYAEVPEVGRKVKKGETIGAIESVKTVADVYTPVSGVVIEVNSELEDSPQFINESPYDKGWFAIIRIEYEDELDELMDAEDYADFIGV encoded by the coding sequence ATGAGCGAGGTCAGAGATGGTCTTCTTTACAGCGAAGAACATGAGTGGATCAAGGTGGAAGGGGATATCGGAAAGGTAGGCATCACCGACCACGCCCAGAAGGAGATGAACGATATTCTTTATGCCGAGGTTCCTGAAGTGGGACGGAAGGTCAAGAAGGGAGAAACCATTGGCGCAATTGAGAGTGTGAAGACGGTGGCAGATGTATACACGCCGGTATCAGGAGTGGTCATCGAGGTCAACTCAGAGCTGGAAGACTCCCCCCAGTTCATCAATGAGAGTCCCTACGACAAGGGTTGGTTCGCGATCATCAGGATAGAGTACGAGGATGAGTTAGACGAACTGATGGACGCGGAGGACTACGCCGATTTCATAGGGGTGTGA
- the cobS gene encoding adenosylcobinamide-GDP ribazoletransferase: protein MKALFSLFTVVPVNSSMTDFEDLSRRFWLLPIIGAFFGIIASLALFVSSEVFSLFLSAVLVVFILQALNRFLHFDGLMDLGDGLIAHGDQGKKLGAMKDSSIGAGGVAFALFFTLLSIAALASLPSHHPAQILIIAPFVAEVLSRNAMLVCTSVGKPRPGLGSTFVSNTSRRAIIPSFVLSWALSAVTWYLLVAGSEGAFDLLNSTLISLPPYIWITLLSFVIALVSVLVGLVMARIALRSFGCVNGDVIGATNEITRPVVLMTITLLVMIL from the coding sequence GTGAAGGCCTTGTTCTCGCTCTTCACCGTTGTCCCGGTGAACTCCAGCATGACAGATTTTGAGGACCTCTCCAGAAGATTCTGGCTTCTGCCTATCATCGGGGCATTTTTCGGTATTATCGCCTCTTTGGCCTTATTCGTTTCTTCAGAGGTATTCTCCCTATTCCTATCAGCTGTCCTGGTGGTCTTCATTCTGCAGGCCCTAAACAGGTTTCTGCATTTCGACGGCCTTATGGACCTGGGAGATGGATTAATCGCCCACGGCGATCAGGGGAAGAAGCTGGGAGCGATGAAGGACAGCTCGATCGGGGCAGGCGGGGTCGCCTTCGCCCTTTTCTTCACACTGCTTTCGATTGCCGCCCTGGCTTCACTTCCCTCTCATCATCCAGCTCAAATCCTGATAATTGCACCCTTTGTAGCAGAGGTACTCTCACGCAATGCCATGCTGGTCTGCACCTCAGTGGGAAAGCCCAGGCCAGGTCTTGGAAGCACATTCGTCTCCAACACTTCTAGGAGGGCCATAATCCCTTCATTTGTGCTATCTTGGGCACTTTCAGCAGTCACCTGGTACTTACTGGTGGCAGGGTCAGAGGGGGCCTTCGATCTCCTGAATTCAACTCTGATATCCCTTCCTCCGTATATCTGGATCACACTACTGTCCTTTGTGATCGCGTTGGTGTCCGTCCTGGTCGGGTTGGTGATGGCGAGGATCGCTCTTCGCAGTTTTGGATGTGTCAACGGGGACGTGATCGGAGCAACCAATGAGATAACTAGACCAGTAGTTCTTATGACGATCACTCTCCTGGTGATGATTCTATGA
- a CDS encoding flavin reductase family protein, producing MEDRYEKVDIGWSDAIMSLPPSQVFLLAVGEESPNIISIGMFGVFSFLPLTVGIGIKTGRHSYKLIMETPDFTLNVPGKELIEAVKICGEKSGKDIAKFDETGLTPVPGKRTKSPKIRECLINIECKKKEKMRIGDHEWFLAEVVHADIVTKYDKKDTILYWGGEYWSLGEVIESTINY from the coding sequence ATGGAAGATCGATATGAGAAGGTGGACATCGGGTGGTCCGACGCGATAATGTCGCTACCGCCATCACAGGTATTCTTGCTGGCCGTGGGGGAGGAGAGCCCTAACATCATCTCCATTGGCATGTTCGGCGTGTTCTCCTTCCTGCCGCTCACAGTTGGAATTGGGATCAAGACCGGAAGGCACAGCTACAAGCTTATCATGGAGACGCCGGACTTCACGTTGAACGTCCCTGGCAAGGAGCTGATAGAAGCAGTGAAGATCTGCGGCGAGAAGTCAGGTAAGGATATCGCGAAGTTCGATGAGACCGGTCTTACACCTGTTCCTGGGAAGAGGACTAAGTCCCCTAAGATAAGAGAATGCTTGATAAACATCGAGTGTAAGAAGAAGGAAAAGATGAGGATCGGGGATCACGAGTGGTTCCTGGCCGAAGTAGTGCACGCGGATATCGTAACCAAGTATGATAAGAAGGACACGATACTCTACTGGGGAGGCGAGTACTGGTCACTTGGAGAGGTCATCGAGAGCACTATCAATTACTGA
- a CDS encoding cobalamin biosynthesis protein, translating into MNDIVIYGIIIALGALALDLAFGEPSNRFHPVAWMGLFIRAIDNRIPRGSKGERAYGVLLAFITIIVFVLLFTVVLGAVRLFLSAILWAVLCMIVLKLMFAIHSLSVHVKPIQSALEAGDLEGARNSARMVVSRDVSELDAPHLISCASETVAENLVDSIISPMFFMAFGGVPAAVGLRAVNTLDAMVGYENERNKEVGWFSAKFDDVLHFIPARLSIPFILLALKLTGNDWHTGWRAARRDHVRTKSPNKGWPMSAVAGGLRFQMEKKGNYLLGEGNLPQNPEMIMETYRVVRLTALIFFFVFALPLFILIGIHVQILIENILLSPF; encoded by the coding sequence ATGAACGATATTGTCATTTACGGGATCATCATCGCTCTTGGCGCTCTCGCCCTTGATCTGGCCTTCGGTGAACCATCGAACAGGTTTCACCCGGTGGCTTGGATGGGGTTATTTATCAGGGCAATCGATAACAGAATACCCCGAGGGAGTAAGGGTGAGAGGGCTTATGGCGTTCTACTGGCCTTTATTACTATCATTGTTTTCGTACTGCTCTTCACGGTAGTTCTCGGGGCGGTGCGGTTATTCCTTAGCGCGATTCTCTGGGCAGTGCTGTGCATGATCGTTCTCAAGTTGATGTTTGCCATACACTCGCTCTCCGTTCATGTCAAGCCGATCCAGAGTGCACTTGAGGCTGGAGATCTGGAAGGTGCGAGGAACAGTGCGAGAATGGTGGTGAGCCGCGATGTTAGTGAACTCGATGCTCCGCATCTTATCTCATGCGCCTCCGAGACCGTGGCCGAGAATCTGGTCGACAGCATAATCTCTCCAATGTTCTTCATGGCTTTCGGGGGCGTTCCAGCAGCCGTGGGACTAAGGGCGGTGAACACTCTGGATGCCATGGTGGGCTACGAGAATGAAAGAAACAAGGAGGTTGGATGGTTTTCTGCGAAGTTTGACGATGTCCTGCATTTCATTCCTGCTCGCCTTTCCATACCATTCATCCTTCTAGCACTAAAGCTAACGGGAAACGATTGGCATACTGGATGGAGAGCGGCCCGAAGGGATCATGTGCGGACCAAGAGCCCCAACAAGGGCTGGCCCATGTCTGCGGTTGCGGGAGGACTTCGATTCCAGATGGAGAAAAAAGGCAACTACCTGTTGGGGGAAGGGAATTTACCTCAGAACCCCGAGATGATAATGGAAACCTATAGGGTAGTTAGGCTCACGGCACTAATCTTCTTCTTCGTGTTCGCCCTTCCCCTCTTCATACTGATCGGAATACATGTTCAGATATTGATCGAGAATATACTGCTTTCACCATTCTAG
- the hypF gene encoding carbamoyltransferase HypF, giving the protein MKLVIHGIVQGVGFRPTVYRIARSLNLKGYVQNNGSNVVVEIDGDGEAFLRELKESLPPLARIDRIECQESDTTALDGIDGFIIVPSKEGQKGIGIPNDVALCDSCRRELFDPSNRRYLYPFTNCTDCGARFTVIENLPYDRGKTSMQEFPMCETCRDEYSDPSNRRFHHQTISCPQCGPGYQLLDRNGNEIGTDPIAEFAARIDGGEIGVAKSWGGMHICCSMETIPRLREWYGRKQKPFAIMVRNLKALEAYGSPTEHEIHLLTSPHRPVTLIAKNRSEGMEWTSPGLNNIGAFLPYTAMHEILFHHLEADAVVMTSANVPGEPMLLDDREVLSLGADSYLLHNRRIVNRCDDSVVRSFDENTHFIRRSRGHIPSNIGSPFKGRAIGIGAQENLTAAIAMDGRIYPTQYVGDGDSIGVIEFLEQAVRYQTKLLGLDSLDVLAMDLHPGYSNRRMGRIMSEEYGAEIIKVQHHWAHAASLMIDSAENELIALTLDGTGYGEDGKAWGGEVLQTTFQEFERVGHLEEIPLIGGEKAVRDVGRLVFAFSELNGRNCDLFEEEEAAIFRKMMTSSLRTSSFGRILDTLSCYLGVCRYRSYDGEPAMKLEALLENGRKIHDFEVDVSNGVVRTVPMFDQLFEMEGRREDLAISFVHDLLTGLLEVAFEAAESSETRNIGLTGGVAYNGTISGIVRDKVRKEGMNFIGHDRVPNGDGGISIGQVAIALSKI; this is encoded by the coding sequence ATGAAACTCGTGATCCACGGAATTGTCCAAGGGGTCGGGTTCCGGCCGACCGTTTACAGGATCGCGAGATCTCTCAATCTCAAGGGATATGTCCAGAACAATGGATCCAACGTGGTTGTGGAGATCGATGGCGATGGGGAGGCATTCTTGAGGGAATTGAAAGAAAGCCTTCCCCCCCTGGCACGAATAGACCGGATAGAATGCCAGGAGAGCGATACCACGGCCCTTGATGGAATAGACGGGTTCATCATCGTTCCCAGCAAGGAAGGGCAGAAAGGCATCGGTATCCCTAACGACGTCGCCTTATGTGATTCATGCAGGAGGGAACTCTTCGATCCCTCCAATAGACGATACCTTTACCCATTCACAAATTGCACTGATTGCGGGGCTCGTTTCACGGTCATAGAGAATCTCCCCTACGACAGAGGCAAGACCTCGATGCAGGAATTCCCCATGTGCGAGACCTGTCGTGATGAATACTCTGATCCATCTAACAGGAGGTTCCATCACCAGACGATCTCCTGCCCCCAGTGCGGACCTGGATACCAGCTCCTGGACAGGAACGGCAATGAAATTGGAACAGACCCTATCGCAGAATTTGCCGCTCGCATCGATGGTGGTGAGATCGGCGTGGCAAAATCATGGGGCGGAATGCACATCTGCTGCTCGATGGAAACCATCCCTAGATTGAGGGAATGGTACGGGAGGAAACAGAAGCCATTTGCTATCATGGTCAGGAACCTTAAAGCCCTTGAGGCCTACGGTTCTCCAACTGAGCACGAGATCCATCTTTTGACCTCGCCCCATAGACCAGTCACCCTGATCGCCAAGAATCGATCCGAGGGAATGGAATGGACCTCCCCCGGACTGAACAACATAGGGGCGTTCCTTCCATACACCGCCATGCACGAGATCCTTTTTCACCATCTGGAGGCTGATGCTGTGGTAATGACCTCGGCAAACGTTCCCGGGGAGCCGATGTTGCTGGACGATCGGGAAGTGCTTTCACTAGGGGCCGATTCATACCTGCTCCACAACAGAAGAATTGTCAACCGCTGCGACGACTCAGTGGTGAGGTCTTTTGACGAGAACACGCATTTCATCCGAAGATCCAGGGGACACATACCGTCGAACATTGGGTCGCCATTCAAGGGCAGGGCCATTGGAATCGGAGCCCAGGAGAACCTGACAGCAGCCATAGCAATGGATGGAAGAATATACCCTACCCAGTATGTGGGCGATGGAGATTCCATCGGTGTGATAGAATTTCTGGAACAGGCGGTGAGGTATCAGACCAAATTGCTGGGTTTGGATTCGTTGGATGTGTTGGCCATGGATCTCCATCCCGGTTATTCCAACCGCAGAATGGGAAGGATCATGAGCGAGGAGTACGGAGCAGAGATCATCAAGGTCCAGCATCACTGGGCACATGCCGCGTCCCTCATGATCGACTCGGCCGAGAATGAGTTGATTGCCCTGACCTTGGATGGAACCGGTTACGGCGAGGACGGAAAGGCATGGGGGGGCGAGGTTCTCCAAACCACCTTCCAGGAATTTGAAAGGGTGGGGCATCTGGAGGAGATTCCGCTCATTGGAGGAGAGAAAGCGGTTCGGGACGTGGGTAGACTCGTCTTCGCGTTCAGTGAATTGAACGGAAGAAACTGCGACCTCTTCGAGGAGGAAGAGGCCGCTATCTTCAGGAAGATGATGACGAGCAGTCTCAGGACGAGCAGTTTTGGAAGGATCCTCGATACGCTATCGTGTTACCTGGGAGTCTGCAGATATCGCTCCTACGATGGCGAGCCGGCCATGAAGCTGGAAGCTCTTCTTGAGAACGGTAGGAAGATACACGATTTCGAGGTGGACGTCTCGAACGGGGTGGTAAGAACCGTTCCTATGTTCGATCAGCTATTCGAGATGGAAGGACGCAGGGAAGATTTAGCGATCAGCTTCGTTCACGACCTTCTCACGGGCCTGCTCGAGGTCGCCTTTGAAGCTGCGGAATCTTCAGAAACAAGGAACATTGGCCTGACTGGCGGAGTGGCATATAACGGAACGATCTCTGGTATCGTGAGGGACAAGGTACGGAAAGAGGGGATGAACTTCATCGGCCATGACAGAGTTCCCAATGGTGATGGGGGCATATCCATAGGCCAGGTGGCTATAGCTCTATCCAAAATTTAG
- a CDS encoding S-methyl-5'-thioadenosine phosphorylase, with protein MNVKIGIIGGSGVYDPEVFEVKEEVTMSTPYGETSDKIILGELEGVGVAFIPRHGKGHRIPPHMVNSRANIWALKELGVDRVISPCAVGSENEEYKPGDLVIVDQFIDFTKKRNYTFYDGPKTIHVGMADPFCPELREIFIREAESMGLQYHSTGTYICIEGPRFSTRAESIMFKNFADIIGMTLVPECQLARELEMCYVSLAMITDYDTWADHPVDTATVLSTMADNLDKIREILKRTLPSIPEKRAKCECPHTLDLAGA; from the coding sequence ATGAACGTGAAGATAGGCATCATAGGTGGATCGGGTGTCTACGACCCGGAGGTTTTCGAGGTCAAGGAGGAGGTGACGATGTCCACGCCTTATGGAGAAACCTCGGACAAGATCATACTGGGAGAACTGGAGGGGGTTGGTGTGGCATTCATCCCCAGACATGGCAAGGGGCATAGGATCCCTCCCCATATGGTGAACTCGAGGGCAAACATATGGGCACTGAAGGAGCTGGGAGTTGATAGGGTCATATCACCTTGTGCCGTTGGTTCCGAGAATGAGGAATACAAACCAGGAGATCTGGTCATCGTAGACCAGTTCATCGATTTCACCAAGAAGAGGAATTACACCTTCTATGACGGCCCCAAGACGATTCACGTTGGAATGGCCGACCCATTCTGTCCCGAACTGAGGGAGATATTCATACGGGAGGCCGAATCCATGGGCTTGCAGTACCATTCAACTGGAACTTACATCTGTATTGAAGGGCCCAGATTCTCCACCAGGGCAGAGAGTATAATGTTCAAGAATTTCGCCGACATCATTGGTATGACCCTCGTACCGGAATGCCAGCTTGCAAGAGAGCTTGAGATGTGCTACGTGAGCCTCGCAATGATCACCGATTATGATACTTGGGCAGATCATCCCGTAGATACTGCCACGGTACTTTCCACTATGGCTGATAACCTGGATAAGATCCGAGAGATTTTAAAGAGAACCTTGCCCTCGATACCGGAGAAAAGGGCGAAATGCGAGTGCCCCCACACCTTGGACCTAGCTGGTGCCTGA
- a CDS encoding histidinol-phosphate aminotransferase family protein codes for MDPSLIVRKEILSLQKPFHGGTAWKLGEIEDFSSNLNPLGPLPCLGELIAEYVQEVDHYPDDYSLEFREALSDHYKVPIDCVIAGAGSSELIRLFPEVFISPGDEVLIPKPGFSEYAFGCRLMGASIKNFHLIGNNDFRVNYDEILSKLDKGLKAVYLCNPNNPTGRLESKKKILELAEELEKRNALLFLDECLLELVEGSQNHTCAGEVESHSNMFIINSLTKSFGFPGLRVGYGIGSLGVIAQLEKARLSWNMGGIEQRVAASCVRDHYSHVTEASKIIDGEKRRMSEALKTMGMSTASVPDSFFFFSSLKDIGFTSVEFKDQMLKQGILVRDCTSFGNDCENYTRFSVRTREKNDVFLSAFKRVLES; via the coding sequence ATGGATCCAAGCTTAATAGTCAGAAAGGAGATACTGTCACTTCAGAAACCATTTCACGGGGGGACCGCCTGGAAACTGGGCGAGATCGAGGACTTCAGTTCGAACCTGAACCCTCTCGGTCCGCTACCATGTCTGGGCGAATTGATTGCGGAATATGTGCAGGAGGTGGACCACTATCCCGATGATTACTCCCTGGAGTTCAGGGAAGCCCTGTCCGATCATTATAAGGTGCCCATCGACTGCGTGATCGCTGGAGCGGGATCCTCAGAGCTCATCAGGCTCTTCCCGGAGGTATTTATCTCTCCAGGCGACGAGGTACTTATCCCCAAGCCCGGTTTCTCCGAGTACGCCTTTGGATGCAGGCTGATGGGCGCCAGCATCAAGAACTTCCATTTAATCGGGAATAATGACTTCAGGGTGAATTATGACGAGATCCTCAGCAAGCTGGACAAAGGTCTGAAGGCTGTCTACCTTTGCAACCCCAACAATCCAACCGGTAGGTTGGAATCAAAGAAGAAAATTCTCGAGCTCGCGGAGGAGCTGGAGAAGAGGAATGCGCTTCTTTTCCTGGACGAGTGTCTTCTGGAGCTTGTGGAGGGGAGTCAAAATCATACCTGTGCAGGTGAGGTCGAATCTCATAGTAACATGTTCATCATCAACTCCCTCACGAAGTCCTTTGGGTTCCCTGGGCTCAGGGTGGGCTATGGCATCGGAAGCCTAGGTGTAATCGCTCAGCTCGAGAAGGCTCGGCTATCATGGAACATGGGAGGAATCGAACAGAGGGTAGCAGCCTCCTGTGTCAGGGACCACTATTCTCATGTGACTGAGGCAAGCAAGATCATAGATGGCGAGAAAAGAAGGATGTCCGAGGCGCTCAAGACAATGGGGATGTCAACGGCCTCGGTACCAGATTCTTTCTTCTTCTTTTCCTCACTTAAGGACATTGGCTTCACTTCGGTCGAGTTCAAAGACCAAATGCTGAAGCAGGGAATCTTGGTAAGGGATTGCACCTCCTTCGGCAATGATTGCGAGAATTATACCCGCTTCTCGGTCAGGACCAGGGAAAAGAACGACGTCTTCCTCTCTGCTTTCAAGAGGGTGTTGGAGAGCTGA